In Flavobacterium cerinum, one genomic interval encodes:
- a CDS encoding sensor histidine kinase: MLKKKELRYHILFWGIMMILDHLLESIMRDKHHEFTWKMLQGFGFTGLQMLIFYLNYLWICPKTIPYKKWKTLALGQLGLFFLFPALRFIIEEIIIFNIVGNHNYVMEDLTVVYYVYDNSYYVIRVLLLSSIVYIVKDLWITNEKMNVLQLEKKQAELQVLKNQLSPHFLFNTLNSFYSDLYDTQPKEAADIMKLSEMLRYVTYENENDLVLLRNEMVFLQHYIDLFQRRFDNTIAVEFRYPDNMKEYRIPSLLLIHFVENAFKHGILDDENHPVSIAVRIEGDRLLFTSTNHYRKSEHYDERGIGQKNIVQRLAILFPDDHVLKVDQDESSYTVILNIPLL; encoded by the coding sequence ATGTTAAAGAAAAAAGAATTACGCTACCATATTCTCTTCTGGGGTATCATGATGATACTTGATCACTTATTGGAGAGTATCATGAGGGACAAGCATCACGAATTTACCTGGAAAATGTTGCAGGGTTTCGGTTTTACCGGACTGCAAATGTTGATCTTTTATCTCAATTATCTTTGGATTTGTCCGAAAACGATTCCGTATAAAAAATGGAAAACACTCGCATTAGGACAATTGGGGTTGTTTTTTCTATTCCCGGCATTGCGTTTTATCATAGAAGAAATAATCATATTCAATATTGTCGGAAATCACAATTATGTAATGGAAGATTTAACGGTGGTCTATTATGTCTACGATAATTCCTATTATGTGATACGGGTATTATTATTGAGCTCGATTGTTTACATTGTGAAAGATTTGTGGATAACGAATGAAAAAATGAATGTATTACAACTGGAAAAAAAACAAGCCGAACTTCAGGTGTTGAAAAACCAGCTAAGTCCGCATTTTCTGTTTAATACACTTAATAGTTTTTACTCGGATTTGTATGATACCCAGCCTAAAGAAGCCGCTGATATTATGAAGTTGTCAGAAATGCTGCGATATGTAACCTATGAAAATGAAAATGATTTGGTATTGCTTCGGAATGAAATGGTTTTTCTTCAACATTATATTGATCTCTTTCAAAGACGATTTGATAATACTATTGCAGTCGAGTTTCGTTATCCGGACAACATGAAGGAATATCGGATTCCTTCGTTGTTATTGATCCATTTTGTTGAAAATGCGTTTAAGCACGGAATATTGGACGACGAAAATCACCCGGTTAGTATTGCTGTTCGTATTGAAGGTGATAGACTGTTGTTTACGTCGACCAATCACTATCGTAAAAGTGAGCATTATGATGAACGGGGTATCGGACAAAAAAATATTGTGCAAAGACTGGCTATTTTGTTTCCTGATGATCATGTTTTAAAAGTGGATCAGGACGAAAGTAGCTATACTGTGATTTTAAATATACCTTTGTTATAA
- a CDS encoding LytR/AlgR family response regulator transcription factor, with protein MQHLTCIIVDDEPHAIRLLQKYTDQLPGLECVGTATRAIEALQLVEQLQPDIVFLDIQMPDLTGLQLSAIIKDKVKIVFTTAYPQFAVEGFEQDAVDYMLKPIAFNRFIAAVEKVRKIADQPKSKPVAETIQESYFFVKTDGKNRFKRILIQDIYYIESIKNYVVIHTGEEQVITYSTLKHFEEHLPEEHFVKIHKSYMVALGKIEKTDNNEVWMLNKSLPLGDTYKADFFKRVHQFLL; from the coding sequence ATGCAACATTTAACCTGTATAATAGTCGACGATGAGCCGCATGCGATAAGGCTACTTCAAAAATACACCGATCAGCTTCCCGGACTCGAATGTGTCGGAACTGCTACCCGGGCTATAGAAGCATTACAGTTGGTCGAACAACTACAACCCGATATTGTTTTTCTGGATATTCAGATGCCGGACCTAACCGGATTACAATTGTCGGCGATCATAAAAGATAAAGTGAAAATAGTTTTTACAACAGCTTATCCGCAATTTGCCGTTGAAGGTTTCGAACAGGATGCTGTTGATTATATGCTTAAACCGATTGCTTTTAATCGTTTTATTGCCGCAGTCGAAAAAGTGCGCAAAATAGCGGATCAACCAAAAAGTAAACCGGTAGCAGAAACGATTCAGGAGTCGTATTTTTTTGTAAAAACAGACGGAAAGAATCGTTTTAAACGTATCCTGATACAGGATATATATTATATCGAAAGTATCAAGAATTATGTGGTAATTCACACCGGCGAAGAACAGGTTATTACTTATAGTACGTTAAAACATTTTGAAGAGCATTTGCCGGAAGAACACTTTGTAAAGATTCATAAATCGTATATGGTGGCTTTAGGGAAAATTGAGAAAACAGACAATAATGAGGTTTGGATGCTGAATAAAAGTTTGCCGCTAGGGGATACGTATAAAGCCGACTTCTTTAAGCGGGTTCATCAGTTTTTGCTCTGA
- a CDS encoding serine hydrolase domain-containing protein, with product MKTKFFTIAIILLMTVSCSAPKKNLSTTLNQSASDSLTEQLQQLYKKGYFNGFGVAIVDETGIRYQNGFGYSDVALQKSYSTQTVQSIASVSKTFVGIALLKAQEMGKLRLDDPINNYLPFQVNNPYFPNIPITIRHLANHTSTILDNEYYLSQNYYLKSDQELTGLPLVFDETQVFNPSDTALPLNTFLKNMLIPGEKWYTENTFQNQKPGMLYEYSNTGTTLAAYIIEQATGESFDRFTQKHILTPLQLKDSGWKFNTIDFKKLSRYYQDPKILLPYYTMSSYPDGGFMTSIQDLSFYLQELIRGYNGKGKILSKESYREFFKPQLSAENFTDRPTNNPYNESYNVGIFIGFGYTGYIGHTGGDPGVMSMLFFDPETNIGRIMMFNTNFSTQEGNQVFYKIWELLKQYGGKPDTTPDRF from the coding sequence TTGAAAACCAAATTCTTTACTATCGCAATCATCCTACTGATGACTGTTTCCTGCTCGGCTCCGAAAAAGAACCTTTCCACGACTTTGAATCAATCTGCTTCCGATTCCTTGACCGAACAATTGCAACAGCTTTACAAAAAAGGTTATTTTAACGGATTTGGCGTAGCGATAGTAGACGAAACCGGAATACGCTATCAAAACGGATTCGGATATTCCGATGTAGCCCTTCAAAAATCGTATAGTACCCAAACCGTCCAAAGTATTGCATCCGTTTCCAAAACTTTTGTTGGAATAGCGCTTTTAAAAGCGCAGGAAATGGGCAAACTCCGATTAGATGATCCTATCAATAATTATCTGCCGTTTCAAGTAAACAACCCCTATTTTCCGAATATTCCGATTACAATAAGACATCTGGCGAATCATACTTCGACAATACTGGACAATGAATATTACTTAAGTCAGAATTACTATTTAAAAAGTGATCAGGAGCTAACCGGATTACCTTTGGTGTTTGACGAAACACAGGTTTTTAACCCGTCCGATACAGCATTACCTTTAAACACTTTCCTAAAAAACATGCTTATTCCCGGCGAAAAATGGTATACCGAAAATACATTTCAAAACCAAAAACCGGGTATGCTGTATGAATACTCCAATACAGGAACGACTTTGGCTGCCTATATTATTGAACAGGCAACCGGTGAATCATTCGATCGCTTTACACAAAAACACATTCTGACACCATTACAACTAAAAGATTCCGGTTGGAAATTCAATACCATCGATTTTAAGAAGTTATCCCGTTACTATCAGGATCCGAAAATTTTGCTTCCCTATTATACGATGAGTTCCTATCCCGACGGCGGTTTTATGACCTCAATACAGGATTTAAGTTTCTATCTACAGGAATTGATTCGAGGTTATAACGGAAAAGGGAAAATTCTTTCTAAGGAAAGCTACCGGGAGTTTTTTAAGCCGCAATTATCCGCTGAAAATTTTACCGATCGGCCTACTAACAATCCTTATAACGAATCCTATAATGTCGGTATTTTTATCGGATTCGGCTATACCGGTTATATCGGACATACCGGAGGTGATCCCGGTGTTATGTCCATGCTATTTTTCGATCCCGAAACCAATATTGGTCGGATTATGATGTTCAACACAAATTTTTCGACACAAGAAGGCAATCAGGTGTTTTACAAGATCTGGGAGCTATTGAAACAATACGGCGGCAAACCAGATACTACACCAGACAGGTTTTAA
- a CDS encoding RNA polymerase sigma factor, which produces MSTEQQKDSYFRELYTTYATKIHRVCLGYTGNSMEADDLLQEVFIRVWQNQDKFRGEAQISTWIYRIAVNTCLYHIRSQKNKKTTDLSSEQIKIENEEGNEKEQQIQLLYKCISQLNESDRLIITLLLEDVPYSEIASATGITEGNLRVKIHRIKQQLNTIYSKYESV; this is translated from the coding sequence GTGTCGACAGAACAACAAAAAGACAGCTATTTCCGGGAATTATACACTACTTATGCCACAAAGATTCATCGTGTTTGTCTGGGTTATACCGGAAATAGTATGGAAGCCGATGATCTTTTACAGGAAGTGTTTATCCGGGTCTGGCAAAATCAGGACAAGTTTCGGGGTGAGGCGCAAATCAGTACCTGGATATACAGAATAGCCGTCAATACCTGCTTATATCATATCCGGTCACAAAAGAATAAAAAAACAACGGATTTAAGTTCGGAACAAATAAAAATAGAAAATGAAGAGGGCAATGAAAAAGAACAACAAATTCAGCTTTTATACAAATGTATTAGTCAGCTCAACGAATCAGATCGTTTGATCATCACACTTCTCCTCGAAGATGTTCCCTATAGCGAAATCGCCAGTGCAACCGGAATTACCGAGGGAAATTTAAGAGTAAAAATACACCGGATAAAACAACAATTAAACACCATTTACAGTAAATATGAAAGCGTTTGA
- a CDS encoding alpha/beta fold hydrolase — protein MKNLMLTLLLLLLLFSLSTVNAQQKAFEVKVTGKGQPIILIPGYSCSGAVWKETADHLKNNYQLHILTIAGYAGVKPIEDPVLQTVHDQLIQYVKDNKLNKPILIGHSLGAFMSLWVSSSQPDLFGKIICVDGVPFISALTKPETTVASIKEDPRFNKEAVINNFKAIPSEGYVTNMTKMMLYQVRDTARAKQIAEWSFAGDRRTLGSTIVEMSLTDLRTDIAKIKSPTLILTSLFNTKENSEKIYKEQYAALPNKTIQVADSKHFIMYDAPEWFYNAIDNFLNQK, from the coding sequence ATGAAAAATCTAATGCTTACACTATTATTACTATTATTACTATTCTCACTCTCAACCGTTAATGCACAACAAAAAGCTTTTGAAGTAAAAGTAACCGGAAAAGGCCAACCGATAATTCTGATTCCCGGCTATTCTTGCAGCGGTGCTGTATGGAAAGAAACCGCCGATCATTTAAAAAACAACTACCAATTGCACATTCTTACCATTGCCGGTTATGCCGGAGTAAAACCAATTGAAGATCCGGTATTGCAAACTGTGCACGATCAATTAATACAATATGTAAAAGACAACAAGTTGAACAAACCAATCCTAATCGGTCACAGTCTTGGTGCTTTTATGTCATTATGGGTAAGCAGTTCACAACCTGATTTATTCGGAAAAATTATTTGTGTAGACGGAGTTCCGTTTATCTCGGCACTAACCAAACCGGAAACCACTGTTGCTTCAATAAAAGAAGATCCTCGCTTTAACAAAGAAGCAGTGATTAATAATTTTAAAGCCATTCCGAGTGAAGGCTATGTTACGAATATGACAAAAATGATGTTATATCAGGTACGTGATACAGCCAGAGCCAAACAAATTGCCGAATGGAGCTTCGCCGGTGACCGCAGAACACTCGGTTCAACAATAGTAGAAATGTCACTTACCGATCTTAGAACCGATATTGCTAAAATAAAAAGTCCGACTTTAATCTTAACAAGTCTCTTTAATACGAAAGAAAACAGTGAAAAAATCTATAAAGAACAATATGCAGCATTACCCAACAAAACGATACAGGTAGCCGATAGTAAGCATTTTATAATGTATGATGCTCCGGAATGGTTTTACAATGCAATTGACAACTTTTTAAATCAAAAATAA
- a CDS encoding UDP-N-acetylmuramoyl-tripeptide--D-alanyl-D-alanine ligase has product MKIEELYQCFLQSTSICTDTRKIEPNSLFFALKGDNFDANTFAAEALNKGALFVVIDDKKYFTDEDKMLLVPDSLKALQGLANYHRLQLGLPIIALTGSNGKTTTKELINAVLSQQYNTKATIGNLNNHIGVPLTLLSFTEDTDIGIVEMGANHQKEIEMLCRIAQPDFGYITNFGKAHLEGFGGTEGVIKGKSELYQYLEQHAKTAFVNLDDIIQQEKTQNLTRYTFSQNEGSDVTIQSVSANPMVKIGYENIEIQSHLIGIYNANNINAAISIGKYFNVPTEAIKNAIENYIPSNNRSQLIEKNSNHIILDAYNANPSSMTAALENFAQLEDRSKIAILGDMFELGNESIDEHQNIVELVSRTPEIKTYFIGKDFFASKVDQPHLHFFANFEDFANYFQNNIPKEHTLLIKGSRGMALERTLELL; this is encoded by the coding sequence ATGAAAATAGAAGAACTTTATCAGTGTTTTTTACAAAGCACCAGTATCTGTACTGACACCCGAAAAATAGAGCCCAACTCCTTGTTTTTTGCATTAAAAGGAGACAACTTTGACGCCAATACATTTGCCGCTGAAGCCCTTAACAAAGGTGCTTTATTTGTTGTTATAGACGATAAAAAATATTTTACGGACGAAGACAAAATGTTACTGGTTCCGGACAGTTTAAAAGCATTACAAGGACTCGCTAATTACCACCGCCTGCAACTAGGGCTTCCAATTATTGCTCTAACCGGTAGTAACGGAAAAACCACAACCAAGGAACTTATTAATGCCGTGTTATCGCAGCAATACAACACAAAAGCAACAATCGGCAATCTAAACAATCATATCGGTGTACCCTTAACCTTATTATCGTTTACAGAGGATACCGATATCGGTATTGTAGAAATGGGGGCCAATCATCAAAAGGAGATTGAAATGCTTTGTCGTATTGCTCAACCGGATTTCGGTTATATTACCAATTTCGGAAAAGCACATTTGGAAGGTTTTGGCGGAACTGAAGGTGTAATCAAAGGGAAAAGCGAATTGTATCAATATCTGGAGCAACATGCTAAAACTGCTTTTGTCAATCTGGATGACATTATTCAGCAAGAGAAAACACAAAACCTGACACGTTATACTTTTTCACAAAACGAAGGAAGTGATGTAACAATCCAATCGGTTTCAGCCAATCCGATGGTTAAAATAGGTTATGAAAATATTGAGATACAATCTCACTTAATCGGAATTTATAATGCCAATAATATCAATGCAGCTATTAGCATAGGAAAATATTTTAACGTTCCGACGGAAGCCATTAAAAACGCGATTGAAAATTATATTCCAAGTAATAACCGTTCGCAACTGATTGAAAAAAACAGCAATCATATTATCCTGGATGCCTATAATGCTAATCCAAGCAGTATGACTGCCGCTTTGGAAAACTTCGCTCAATTAGAAGACCGTTCTAAAATTGCAATACTGGGCGATATGTTTGAACTAGGAAACGAGAGTATTGATGAACATCAAAACATTGTGGAATTGGTGAGTCGTACGCCGGAAATCAAAACCTATTTTATCGGAAAAGATTTCTTTGCTTCCAAGGTAGATCAACCTCATTTGCATTTTTTCGCAAACTTTGAAGACTTTGCTAATTATTTCCAAAACAATATTCCAAAAGAACACACCTTATTAATAAAAGGTTCTCGCGGAATGGCACTTGAAAGAACACTTGAACTATTATAA
- the gldJ gene encoding gliding motility lipoprotein GldJ, which translates to MKINRIMALQLMAALSLSIGFTSCSKKSGSKGTSAATGWKINDKKGGFQYNAKYKKQETPPGMVAVEGGTFTMGKVQDDPMHDWNNTPNQQHVQSFYMDETEVTNFMYTEYLFWLKTIFPPTDENYKNIYVGALPDTLVWRNRLGYNETMTNNYLRHPAYANYPVVGVNWIQAVEFSKWRTDRVNEAILEREGYLKKDSKITEVKAESTFSTESYLASPTSTYGGNEELVYKGQRNKLAAKDDAKNVYAQRTSGIILPEYRLPTEAEWEYAAVALGGIREYNTYKGKKKYPWSGQYTRSGKRQYRGDQLANFKQGKGDYGGIAGWSDDGADITNEVKKYPPNDFGLYDMAGNVAEWVADVYRPIVDDEANDFNYYRGNVYMKNKIGEDGKVEMVTTENITYDTLSNGRIMARNFPGQIAQVAIDDNETYLRQNFSKSDNRNYRDGDKQSTRFYNFGNEEEADEKKDDKNRMYDSPKHSVTKDSLGNLIRKYDHSDKRTTLVNDDSRVYKGGSWRDRAYWLDPASRRYYPQDMATDYIGFRCAMSKVGPKSGKKKARG; encoded by the coding sequence ATGAAAATCAACAGAATTATGGCTTTACAATTGATGGCAGCATTATCGCTATCGATTGGTTTTACTAGTTGTAGTAAAAAATCGGGGTCAAAAGGAACTTCTGCGGCTACTGGTTGGAAGATCAACGATAAAAAAGGTGGTTTCCAATACAATGCGAAGTACAAAAAACAGGAGACCCCTCCAGGAATGGTTGCCGTAGAAGGTGGAACATTTACTATGGGTAAAGTGCAAGATGACCCAATGCACGATTGGAATAACACTCCAAACCAGCAGCATGTTCAGTCATTCTATATGGATGAGACCGAGGTAACTAACTTCATGTATACCGAGTACCTATTCTGGTTAAAAACCATTTTCCCTCCAACAGATGAGAATTATAAAAATATCTATGTTGGTGCATTACCGGATACTTTGGTATGGAGAAATCGTTTAGGATATAACGAGACAATGACCAACAACTATTTAAGACACCCGGCTTATGCAAACTACCCAGTAGTTGGTGTAAACTGGATTCAGGCTGTTGAGTTTAGCAAATGGAGAACTGACCGTGTGAACGAAGCTATTTTAGAGCGCGAAGGCTACCTTAAAAAAGATTCTAAAATTACAGAAGTGAAAGCAGAAAGCACTTTTAGTACAGAATCTTACTTAGCGTCACCTACTTCTACTTATGGTGGAAACGAAGAGCTTGTTTACAAAGGACAAAGAAATAAATTAGCCGCTAAAGACGACGCTAAAAACGTTTATGCGCAAAGAACATCAGGTATTATCTTACCGGAATACCGACTACCAACTGAAGCAGAGTGGGAATATGCTGCTGTAGCTTTAGGAGGAATCCGTGAGTACAACACTTACAAAGGGAAGAAAAAATACCCTTGGAGCGGACAATACACACGTTCCGGAAAAAGACAATACAGAGGTGACCAGTTAGCGAACTTTAAACAAGGAAAAGGAGACTACGGAGGAATTGCCGGATGGTCTGATGACGGAGCTGACATCACTAATGAAGTTAAAAAATACCCGCCAAATGATTTCGGTTTATACGATATGGCCGGTAACGTAGCTGAATGGGTTGCCGATGTATACAGACCAATTGTTGATGATGAAGCGAATGACTTCAACTACTACAGAGGTAACGTTTACATGAAAAACAAAATCGGTGAAGACGGAAAAGTTGAAATGGTTACTACTGAAAACATCACTTATGATACATTAAGTAACGGTAGAATCATGGCTCGTAACTTCCCTGGACAAATCGCTCAGGTAGCAATCGATGACAACGAAACGTATTTAAGACAAAACTTCTCTAAGAGTGATAACAGAAACTATAGAGATGGTGATAAACAATCAACTCGTTTCTACAACTTCGGAAATGAAGAAGAAGCTGACGAGAAAAAAGACGACAAAAACAGAATGTACGATTCACCGAAACACTCTGTAACAAAAGACAGTCTTGGTAACTTGATTAGAAAATATGACCATTCTGACAAAAGAACTACTTTAGTAAACGACGACAGTAGAGTTTACAAAGGTGGATCTTGGAGAGACAGAGCTTACTGGTTAGATCCTGCATCAAGAAGATATTACCCACAAGATATGGCTACTGACTATATCGGATTCCGATGTGCAATGTCTAAAGTAGGTCCAAAATCAGGTAAGAAAAAAGCCAGAGGATAA